In the Quercus lobata isolate SW786 chromosome 5, ValleyOak3.0 Primary Assembly, whole genome shotgun sequence genome, one interval contains:
- the LOC115991876 gene encoding putative disease resistance protein RGA3 isoform X4, whose product MKKHKLNRTIANFLLSVHFLLCYQSKLNFQSPTMSVDALLTDLFKQLASIAVQLAKQEIKLLVGVDEEVQKLQDKLGFIKAMLDDADKRHAVKLDTEKLWLEQLQDKYYEMDDVLDTWSTARIKAEIAKADIAKEEGKPADITTPAVVKKKVCFVFPSPSCCFSLPLRHDLGHKIKKLNEKLDKILNNREKYGIDFNRQPEVVVRPITTSFVDESDIIGRDTYRDDLLSVLLGKGSPKERKPHVISLVGMGGLGKTTLAQIAYNHSEVKEHFVKRMWVCVSDPFDQCKVAKAIIESLEGQSPNDTELQSLLDRLCSLIGGKRFFLVLDDVWTEDSTKWEPFRNALKCGAEGSRILVTTRKTRVANMMESSPIINLGVLSSDVCWLIIKKIAFSDDYGEQYRDLEELGKQLADKCKGLPLAAKTLGGHMRGKISKEEWEKVLHNGLWELEDIEKGLLGPFLLSYYELSSSEKQCFLFCAIYPKDYQFNKFELIINWMAQGYINSKGNMEMEVRAKHYFENLAMRSFFQDFEKYENDSKFVWCKMHDIVHDFAESMAKDVCFTINYSGDKIKKDFKRARHLSLIVKETFPESVYEVKNLRFLELDFMSFQIVQPKLFDNLTCLRTLHLEGESILELPNEVEKLMHLRLLKLSCFKIKELSESICNLCNLQSLDVSGCRRLEKLPQGIGKLINLRHLLLLVFDLRFDTRINYKIKSFPKGFGRLTCLKTLGYFPIGKGEEICKLEELEHLNQIQGKLDIYGLNNVVDFGAIENTLEKKNHLRDLFLSFVTLEELRGEKEEEEEETEEERRRRKMEKDVAILNALEPPPRLESLQIYVYKGTTIYPNWMMSKLTYLKRLDIWICRNLEQLPPLGKLPLLEEMVIRSAPMIRKVGDEFLGIDIEEEELSESSKDIIIFPNLKSLEFRYLKEWEEWSGMGGTIEEEEEEKDNSANAFVTNNTPKIQIMPRLHSLRIWNCGKLKSLPDYLRNTPLLQELKISRCPILEQRCERGIGDYWPNISHIPKHH is encoded by the coding sequence ATGAAGAAGCACAAACTCAACCGCACTATTGCTAATTTCCTACTTTCTGTTCATTTCTTGCTGTGTTATCAATCCAAACTTAACTTTCAGTCTCCAACTATGTCTGTTGATGCACTACTTACTGATCTCTTTAAGCAGTTGGCTTCAATCGCTGTTCAGCTGGCTAAACAAGAGATCAAGTTGCTTGTTGGCGTTGATGAAGAAGTCCAAAAGCTTCAAGACAAGCTCGGATTCATCAAGGCAATGCTGGATGATGCCGATAAAAGACATGCAGTGAAGCTGGATACTGAGAAGCTTTGGTTAGAGCAGCTCCAAGACAAATACTACGAGATGGATGACGTTTTGGACACCTGGAGCACTGCAAGGATCAAAGCAGAGATAGCGAAAGCAGATATAgcgaaagaagaaggaaaaccaGCTGATATTACCACTCCAGCTGTTGTGAAGAAGAAGGTATGCTTCGTCTTCCCATCTCCATCATGTTGTTTTAGCCTTCCACTGCGTCATGATCTTGGTCACAAGATTAAAAAACTGAATGAAAAATTAGATAAGATTTTGAATAACAGAGAGAAGTATGGGATTGACTTTAACAGGCAACCTGAAGTAGTTGTGCGACCAATAACTACGTCCTTTGTGGATGAGTCCGATATAATTGGTCGTGATACATATAGGGATGACCTACTGAGCGTCCTCTTGGGCAAGGGTAGTCCAAAGGAAAGAAAACCCCATGTCATATCTTTGGTGGGCATGGGAGGTCTTGGAAAAACCACTCTTGCCCAAATAGCCTACAATCATAGTGAGGTGAAGGAACATTTTGTTAAAAgaatgtgggtttgtgtttctgaTCCTTTCGATCAGTGCAAGGTTGCCAAAGCAATCATTGAATCTCTTGAGGGTCAATCTCCCAACGATACTGAATTACAAAGTTTGTTAGATAGACTTTGTAGTTTGATTGGGGGAAAGAGGTTCTTTCTTGTCCTAGATGATGTGTGGACTGAAGACTCCACAAAATGGGAGCCCTTTAGAAATGCACTTAAATGTGGTGCCGAAGGTAGTAGAATTCTAGTGACTACACGTAAAACTAGGGTTGCAAACATGATGGAGAGTTCTCCCATAATCAATTTGGGGGTATTGTCCTCCGATGTCTGTTGGTTGATTATcaagaaaatagcattttctgATGATTATGGAGAGCAATATAGGGATTTAGAAGAGTTGGGCAAACAACTAGCAGATAAGTGTAAAGGTTTGCCACTTGCTGCAAAGACTCTAGGGGGTCACATGCGTGGCAAAATAAGTAAAGAAGAGTGGGAGAAGGTTTTGCACAATGGTTTATGGGAACTAGAAGATATTGAAAAAGGTCTTTTGGGACCATTTTTGTTGAGTTATTATGAATTGTCTTCATCAGAGAAACaatgtttcttattttgtgcTATCTATCCGAAAGATTATCAATTCAATAAATTTGAGTTAATCATCAATTGGATGGCACAAGGATATATCAACTCAAAAGGAAATATGGAGATGGAAGTCAGAGCAAAGCACTACTTTGAAAATTTAGCCATGCGCTCTTTTTTTCAAGACTTTGAGAAATATGAGAATGATAGTAAATTTGTATGGTGCAAAATGCACGATATTGTGCATGACTTTGCGGAATCAATGGCAAAAGATGTGTGCTTCACAATCAATTATAGTGGTGACAAGATTAAGAAAGACTTTAAGAGGGCTCGTCATTTGTCATTAATAGTTAAAGAAACATTTCCTGAGTCTGTCTATGAAGTGAAAAATCTACGCTTTCTCGAATTAGATTTTATGTCTTTTCAGATTGTCCAACCCAAgttatttgataatttgacaTGTCTACGTACATTACATTTGGAAGGTGAGTCCATTTTGGAACTTCCAAATGAGGTGGAAAAATTGATGCATTTAAGATTACTCAAGTTATCTTGTTTTAAGATAAAAGAATTGTCTGAAAGTATAtgtaatttatgtaatttacaAAGTTTGGATGTTAGTGGCTGTAGGAGACTTGAGAAATTACCCCAGGGGATAGgtaaactaattaatttaagaCACCTCCTCCTCCTCGTCTTTGATCTACGTTTTGATACAcgtattaattataaaataaaatcgtTTCCGAAGGGATTTGGGAGATTAACTTGTCTTAAAACATTAGGATACTTTCCTATAGGTAAGGGAGAAGAAATATGTAAACTCGAAGAATTAGAACATTTGAACCAAATTCAAGGGAAACTTGATATATATGGGTTGAATAATGTGGTAGATTTTGGTGCGATCGAGAATACATTGGAGAAGAAGAACCACCTCCGTGATTTGTTTCTATCATTTGTGACATTAGAGGAATTGAGAGGGGAgaaagaggaggaagaggaagagacagaggaagaaagaagaagaagaaaaatggagaaAGATGTAGCCATTCTAAATGCCTTAGAGCCACCTCCCCGCTTGGaatctttacaaatttatgtTTATAAGGGCACCACAATTTATCCTAATTGGATGATGTCCAAATTGACCTATTTGAAAAGGCTTGATATCTGGATTTGCCGAAACCTAGAGCAGTTGCCTCCTTTGGGGAAGCTGCCGTTGCTCGAAGAAATGGTAATAAGGAGCGCTCCAATGATTCGAAAGGTGGGGGATGAATTTTTGGGAATAgacatagaagaagaagaattatcAGAATCATCCAAAGACATCATCATATTCCCAAACCTTAAATCTCTCGAATTTAGATATTTGAAAGAGTGGGAAGAATGGAGTGGGATGGGAGGaacaatagaagaagaagaagaagaaaaagataatagtGCTAATGCTTTTGTTACTAATAATActccaaaaattcaaataatgcCACGTCTTCATTCCTTGCGAATTTGGAACTGCGGCAAGCTAAAGTCTCTGCCAGACTACCTGCGTAATACTCCATTACTGCAGGAATTGAAAATCAGTCGATGTCCAATTCTGGAGCAGCGTTGCGAAAGAGGGATAGGAGATTACTGGCCCAACATTTCTCACATCCCAAAACATCATTGA